A single genomic interval of Nerophis ophidion isolate RoL-2023_Sa linkage group LG11, RoL_Noph_v1.0, whole genome shotgun sequence harbors:
- the LOC133561462 gene encoding cAMP-regulated phosphoprotein 19-like codes for MDDKVVSTEKAEEAKIKVMHPNLGARPGGSDFLRKRLQKGLKYFDSGDYNMAKAKMKNKHLPSAPTEKDQITGGHIPTPQDLPQRKTSIATSKLAER; via the coding sequence ATGGATGACAAAGTTGTCAGTACAGAAAAAGCAGAAGAAGCCAAGATAAAGGTCATGCATCCCAATCTTGGAGCTAGACCGGGAGGTTCAGATTTTCTGAGAAAACGACTTCAGAAAGGGCTAAAGTATTTTGATTCTGGCGATTACAACATGGCCAAggccaaaatgaagaataaacACTTGCCATCAGCCCCAACAGAGAAGGATCAGATCACAGGTGGTCACATCCCGACACCTCAGGACCTGCCTCAGAGAAAGACCTCTATTGCGACAAGCAAACTGGCTGAGAGATGA